Proteins from one Aspergillus nidulans FGSC A4 chromosome VIII genomic window:
- the flbD gene encoding protein flbD (transcript_id=CADANIAT00002443) — translation MAPTHRRGPWVPEEDQLLLQLVREQGPNNNWVRISQHMHYRSPKQCRERYHQNLKPSLNRDPISAEEGLAIERMVNEMGRCWAEIARRLGNRSDNAVKNWWNGNMNRKKRGLQQSINSSPHSRTPHGRIEAPYHRASIGGTSPIFRSRLPSVSYDRPYTSWTSRSPISSRRESFSTASTFSRQLTPIYTLPALNRPVEAPLTSPAFSDTSNAPSLDPPSMVSDHNSVSSASPRTLPSPQLHSLPPLVDTRYPYGEVSRPQTSDDVYFSSFPGKSSGLFSDPKPRWAPEQRPCWASEEKVEPRRDSRMGLDNLLN, via the coding sequence ATGGCTCCAACACACCGTCGTGGACCATGGGTCCCGGAGGAGGAccagctgcttctccaaCTAGTGCGCGAACAGGGCCCAAACAATAACTGGGTCCGCATCTCTCAACACATGCACTATCGCTCTCCCAAGCAATGCCGGGAACGTTACCATCAGAATCTCAAACCGTCACTAAACCGCGACCCCATCTCTGCCGAAGAGGGCCTGGCAATTGAGCGGATGGTCAACGAAATGGGCCGCTGCTGGGCTGAGATCGCACGCCGGCTAGGGAATCGCAGCGACAACGCCGTCAAGAACTGGTGGAATGGCAACATGAACCGCAAGAAGAGAGGTCTCCAACAAAGCATCAACAGCTCTCCACACTCGAGAACGCCCCACGGCCGCATCGAAGCTCCATACCACCGCGCCTCTATCGGAGGCACCAGTCCCATTTTCCGCTCTCGGCTCCCCTCCGTCTCCTACGACAGACCCTATACCTCATGGACCTCTCGATCCCCTATATCCTCTCGGCGCGAGTCTTTCTCAACTGCCTCCACGTTCTCCCGACAACTCACGCCCATCTACACACTTCCTGCTCTCAACCGCCCTGTTGAAGCGCCCTTGACCTCGCCCGCCTTCTCAGATACCTCCAACGCTCCGTCCCTCGACCCACCGTCGATGGTCTCGGACCATAACTCGGTTTCTTCTGCCTCGCCTCGCACTCTTCCTTCGCCACAGCTTcactctctccctcctttgGTAGATACACGCTACCCATATGGAGAGGTATCCAGGCCCCAAACATCAGACGATGTgtacttctccagcttccccgGCAAGTCTTCAGGACTATTTTCAGATCCAAAGCCACGATGGGCTCCTGAGCAACGACCGTGCTGGGCTTCcgaggaaaaggtcgagcCTCGGCGTGACTCGCGGATGGGCCTCGACAACCTCTTGAACTGA
- a CDS encoding 60S ribosomal protein eL29 (transcript_id=CADANIAT00002444) — protein MAKSKNASQHHRSQKAHRNGIKKPKTNRYPSLKGVDPKFRRNHRHALHGTAKALKERKEGKREIA, from the exons ATGGCCA AGTCAAAGAACGCCTCTCAGCACCACCGCAGCCAGAAGGCTCACCGTAACGG TATCAAGAAGCCCAAGACCAACCGTTACCCCTCCCTCAAGGGTGTCGACCCCAAGTTCCGTCGCAACCACAGACACGCCCTTCACGGTACCGCTAAGGCTTTG AAGGAGCGCAAGGAGGGCAAGCGTGAGATCGCTTAG
- a CDS encoding F1F0 ATP synthase subunit delta (transcript_id=CADANIAT00002445): protein MMTPLRFARSALRARPAAFRVPLQRRGYAEAVNDKIKLSLVLPHQTIFRSTDVVQVNIPAESGEMGVLANHVPSIEQLKPGLVEIVEEGGASKKFFLSGGFAVVQPDSQLSINAVEGFPLEDFSAENVRAQLAEAQKIASGNGSEQDIAEAKIEIEVLESLQAVLK, encoded by the exons ATGATGACCCCTCTTCGCTTCGCCCGCTCTGCCCTCAGGGCCCGTCCCGCTGCTTTCCGCGTGCCTCTTCAGCGCAGAGGCTACGCCGAGGCCGTCAACGACAAGATCAAGCTTTCCCTTGTGCTCCCTCATCAG ACCATTTTCCGGTCCACCGACGT CGTCCAGGTCAACATTCCCGCTGAGTCTGGAGAGATGGGTGTTCTTGCCAACCACGTTCCCTCTATTGAGCAGCTGAAGCCCGGTCTCGTCGAGATCGTTGAGGAGGGCGGTGCCAGCAAGAAGTTTTTCC TTTCTGGCGGTTTCGCTGTTGTCCAGCCCGACTCCCAGCTGAGCATCAACGCTGTTGAGGGTTTCCCCCTTGAGGACTTCAGCGCCGAG AACGTCCGCGCCCAGCTTGCTGAGGCCCAGAAGATCGCCAGCGGTAACGGCAGCGAGCAGGACATTGCCGAGGCCaagattgagattgag GTTCTGGAGAGCCTCCAGGCCGTTCTGAAATAG
- a CDS encoding uncharacterized protein (transcript_id=CADANIAT00002446) translates to MAEELPTNPPTSFSHEFGLMGDENYLTGYLLETPRRWHVKTTLSERQGPTSPSLIQNRSRTLDRFSDGDDYKRLLFTFPMLYSDSTLERDPFFDGRGMPLNPNNTPISRSGCQSETGSIGKDKQDVHSPAKYDKHVNQSSDAVAHGDDPLTSHSNSREKVSKPPKPPKPPFLANINISTQADLENIEPSLRAVPQQRADDRRPMLETLYRSLPSRVASRKFDQPVEPAVAELTPEKHPARLKQSWNTGRIVPGRYFPRPFTPRELEVLGIPLNNPGMPFPAPIPTIDKLPLRRGIICFDWKLADQYPNDIDSFPATEKKHTALPQGSWKTLRRIPHKLPSPRQLTQTALYYLTPWKQFTLKQNPSLRMTITIPFASKSETFAVEQDQVLIPGLVDGAYVLQFNLVLPLLLVYQTTRLTAAIRRCMSLRVAAIAASTVRAILVTLIRWVLFVFRVEVTVELRQFHEYTKCTAY, encoded by the exons ATGGCTGAAGAGTTGCCAACCAACCCCCCAACCTCGTTTTCGCACGAGTTTGGCTTGATGGGTGATGAGAATTACCTTACCGGTTATCTCCTTGAAACCCCTCGGAGGTGGCATGTGAAGACCACACTTTCAGAACGACAGGGACCTACTTCGCCATCTTTAATTCAAAACCGTTCGCGCACGCTTGACCGTTTCAGCGACGGTGACGACTATAAGAGGTTGCTCTTTACATTCCCCATGTTATATTCGGATTCAACATTGGAGAGGGACCCTTTTTTTGACGGTCGCGGGATGCCGTTAAACCCAAATAATACGCCAATATCCCGAAGCGGTTGTCAGTCTGAAACTGGATCTATTGGAAAGGACAAGCAGGATGTACACTCGCCCGCTAAGTATGATAAGCACGTTAATCAATCAAGTGATGCAGTCGCGCACGGTGACGATCCTCTTACGTCTCATTCCAACAGTCGTGAGAAGGTGTCCAAACCGCCCAAACCGCCCAAGCCACCCtttctcgccaacatcaATATTTCGACTCAAGCCGACTTAGAGAACATTGAGCCCTCCCTCCGAGCTGTGCCACAGCAGAGGGCCGATGACAGACGTCCCATGCTAGAGACGCTTTATCGATCATTACCTTCACGCGTTGCCAGTAGGAAGTTTGACCAACCTGTCGAGCCCGCTGTCGCCGAGCTAACGCCAGAAAAGCATCCTGCGCGGCTCAAGCAGTCTTGGAATACTGGCCGTATTGTCCCTGGTCGGTATTTTCCTCGACCGTTCACGCCTCGGGAGCTAGAGGTCCTAGGCATTCCATTAAACAATCCAGGCATGCCATTTCCAGCCCCTATACCGACAATAGACAAGCTTCCTCTCCGCCGGGGTATCATATGTTTTGACTGGAAGCTAGCAGACCAATATCCGAATGATATTGATAGCTTTCCTGCCACAGAGAAGAAACACACTGCCCTCCCCCAAGGGTCTTGGAAAACTTTACGGCGAATCCCACATAAACTTCCCTCGCCCAGGCAGCTCACACAAACTGCCTTGTATTATCTAACCCCGTGGAAACAGTTCACACTTAAGCAAAACCCGAGCTTGCGGATGACAATCACCATTCCGTTTGCTTCAAAAAGCGAAACATTCGCCGTGGAGCAAGACCAAGTCTTAATTCCTGGCCTTGTTGATGGGGCATACGTGCTTCAGTTCAATCTTGTTTTGCCGTTACTTCTTGTTTATCAGACTACGAGACTTACAGCTGCCATCCGCAGATGCATGAGTCTCAGAGTCGCCGCTATTGCAGCTTCCACCGTGCGGGCCATCTTAGTTACCCTAATTCGATGGGTACTTTTTGTATTCCGCGTTGAGGTTACCGTGGAGCTAAGGCAG TTCCACGAATACACGAAGTGCACGGCATACTAG
- a CDS encoding uncharacterized protein (transcript_id=CADANIAT00002447), whose protein sequence is MSDNSGLTSPGEASYSSNTLHVGDGTWDSDRDTFLLPNLMGVNFETMRYNGMGNRFRDMPHYHTLIVAHGVIATIVFLGLVPLSILLVRYYSLRNPYQAFRYHVWCQVLTLFLSTVVFVLGWFAVGPNRSLTNPHHGIGLAIYVIVIFQVFWGWLVHKIERNKKRFHVPLKLVLHRWMGRALAILGIVQIPLGLTLYGSPKVLFILYAVAAFILLATFFVLSYKYDSDGGSSGDGDYDSRYSYISRRPDDDHRRSSLGRMAAAGAAGAGLATLFRRRSRDRGSESSQTSYMDEKYSDEASRHGGWGRKLLKLGALGGGAILAKRLFDRRRERESDTESGRYQPAHRRTDSMTEESLSRLDDRPPPRPSYPAPINRPPNRPPSREQSINSSYYDYSYFSRDEERPSHTARNALFGAGALAAIKGFFSGRKRKDDEQRHVEEMRRHDLANEKIARANSKRRYTGDGYYPQRKRPASQTATDISTDLTPRPARAQYPPESALSAAPVAPGVVGDAHSQQPPAPPIHYDPPSAMMPAEPTTSQPPPPIAPVAPAHGGSAGPSSGHLPIPGGSGWQRDGHVESPPVSIKVKMHDDGRNITLRRLTEEEAAAGREARRRERRNSRRRNGSVSSLSGNEGTGSRDRWRRVEELERQQQEQMDRERAAAAAAAAATANTTPAPVPQTPLAPGPAASGHSIPPPASSFLPPHQSMSYIPPRAPSTNPYGSITSPGTYTGTDASEYATNRRRRRAERARARQERQGHSVDFT, encoded by the exons ATGTCGGACAATTCTGGGCTCACGTCTCCTGGGGAGGCCTCCTATTCTTCCAATACTCTGCATGTGGGCGATGGAACATGGGACTCGGACCGCGACACCTTCCTTTTGCCCAATCTCATGGGTGTGAACTTCGAGACTATGCGATACAATG GGATGGGGAACAGATTTCGAGATATGCCCCATTACCATACCCTGATTGTTGCCCATGGTGTTATCGCGACAATTGTGTTTCTGGGGCTGGTTCCCTTGTCGATCTTACTTGTGCGATATTACTCGCTTCGAAATCCATACCAGGCCTTCAGGTACCATGTGTGGTGCCAGGTTCTCACTCTATTTCTGAGCACAGTCGTGTTCGTTCTCGGTTGGTTTGCTGTCGGTCCGAACCGCAGCCTTACAAACCCCCACCACGGCATCGGTCTCGCCATCTACGTTATCGTCATTTTTCAAGTTTTCTGGGGCTGGCTTGTCCATAAGATCGAACggaataagaagaggttCCATGTGCCTCTGAAGCTAGTG CTTCATCGTTGGATGGGTCGTGCACTGGCGATTTTAGGCATTGTCCAGATTCCCCTTGGGCTCACTCTGTATGGCTCACCAAAAGTGCTGTTTATCCTCTACGCTGTCGCTGCTTTTATTCTTCTAGCGACGTTCTTTGTGCTATCTTATAAGTATGATTCCGACGGTGGGTCCTCTGGGGACGGAGACTATGACAGCCGTTATAGTTATATATCCCGTCGGCCGGACGACGACCACAGACGCAGCAGTCTTGGACGAATGgccgcagcaggagctgcgGGAGCCGGATTGGCGACACTATTTCGGCGGCGCAGCCGAGACCGTGGTTCTGAGAGCTCCCAAACCTCGTATATGGACGAAAAGTACTCGGACGAAGCTTCACGCCATGGTGGATGGGGAAggaagcttctcaagctaGGTGCCCTCGGCGGTGGTGCTATACTGGCCAAAAGGCTCTTTGACAGGaggcgagaaagagaaagcgaCACTGAATCAGGGAGATACCAGCCTGCCCACCGTCGAACCGACAGCATGACAGAAGAGAGTCTGAGCCGCCTCGATGATCGTCCCCCACCTCGGCCAAGTTACCCAGCTCCTATCAATCGCCCTCCGAACAGGCCTCCTAGCAGAGAACAGAGCATAAACTCCTCTTATTACGATTATTCATACTTTTCTCGCGATGAAGAGCGCCCATCTCATACAGCTCGCAACGCCCTGTTCGGAGCAGGCGCACTTGCAGCTATAAAGGGATTCTTCTCTGGGCGCAAGAGGAAAGATGACGAACAGCGACATGTGGAGGAAATGCGGCGGCATGACCTTGCGAATGAGAAAATAGCCCGAGCGAACAGTAAACGACGGTATACTGGAGATGGATATTACCCTCAACGCAAACGGCCAGCTTCCCAAACCGCTACCGATATATCCACAGACCTTACACCACGACCTGCCCGCGCCCAATACCCTCCGGAGTCAGCTCTTTCAGCAGCGCCTGTTGCTCCTGGAGTGGTTGGGGATGCTCACTCCCAACaacctccagcaccaccaatTCACTACGACCCACCTTCGGCCATGATGCCGGCGGAGCCTACGACATCGCAACCACCACCTCCCATTGCTCCAGTTGCCCCCGCCCATGGCGGATCTGCAGGTCCCTCATCTGGTCACCTACCAATCCCTGGCGGCAGTGGATGGCAACGAGACGGTCACGTTGAGTCCCCACCGGTATCAATCAAAGTGAAGATGCACGACGATGGCCGAAACATCACACTCAGACGGTtaacagaggaggaagcagcagccgGCCGAGAAGCGCGCCGCCGAGAGAGACGCAACTCCCGCCGCCGGAACGGAAGCGTGAGCTCTCTCTCCGGCAACGAAGGCACTGGTAGCCGCGATCGCTGGCGCCGCGTTGAAGAGCTTGAGCGCCAgcaacaggagcagatggaTCGAGAacgcgctgctgctgctgctgctgccgccgccaccgcaAATACAACCCCTGCCCCAGTGCCTCAAACGCCCCTCGCCCCCGGCCCTGCAGCTTCAGGGCACAGCATCCCTCCCCCTGCCTCGTCATTCCTCCCCCCACACCAGAGCATGAGTTACATCCCGCCCCGTGCGCCTTCAACAAATCCCTACGGAAGCATCACATCCCCTGGAACATATACGGGGACCGATGCGAGTGAGTACGCCACTAATCGGCGCCGGAGACGAGCGGAGAGAGCCCGAGCAAGGCAGGAACGACAAGGACATAGCGTCGACTTCACATGA